DNA sequence from the Coregonus clupeaformis isolate EN_2021a chromosome 30, ASM2061545v1, whole genome shotgun sequence genome:
acagaaacaagatcccacaactaaggtaggcaaaaatggctgcttaagtatgaaccccaatcagagacaacgatcgacagctgcctctgattgggaaccacacccggccaacatagaaatacaaaatctagaattcacaccctgaccaaaccaactagagaaaacagctctcaaggtcagggcgtgacatatatGCATTGTCTCCTGAAAGGTTTTTGTCATAGGTTTCAAGTTTAGTGTATGGTGAAAGTATGAACCCATGCCTCTTGAATATAGCCCTAAGCACTCTAAATCCATAGTTTTTTTTGTACAACAGTAGGAGAATAGCACTGAACACTGTTTAAGCTGTGGGTATGTTCTCACTGATGAAAACCTTTGGGTTGCCCAATAAAACGAACTGCTTGAGCATTCAACAGTGTGCAGGTATCGATCTTTGCAACTTGATCTCACAACCGAACGCTCTCACTGATGTCTAACCTGCCTTATGTGTATTCTTGTGTGTCTACAGGACCGTAAGCTGACCAAGGCGGAGCAGCAGCGTTTTAAGGAGGAGGCAGAGATGCTGAAGGGCCTCCAGCACCCTAACATTGTCCGTTTCTATGACTCCTGGGAGTCAGTGCTGCGAGGGAAGAAGTGCATTGTCCTGGTCACCGAACTCATGACCTCGGGAACACTCAAAACGTGGGTAGAAGGCATgcacagatacatacacacacccctgCTCAGCTCCAAGTAGCGTTACACCAAAGAGATGACAGCTCCTGGAAATTGTTACCAGTGAGTTGGCGGATCATGGTGCGTTCACGAGGATGTTGATGTTCTACCTGTAGAAATCGGGTCGCACTTTCAACTTTCATATAGTTGTTCCACGTAAACCATATGTCATAATGCTGTATAGTTATAACCATGCTCTCGTCTACTGTCCTGTCTGCAGGTACCTGAAGCGCTTCAAGGTGATGAAGCCCAAGGTCCTGAGGAGCTGGTGTCGTCAGATCCTGAAGGGCCTCCAGTTCCTCCACACACGGACCCCTCCCATCATCCACAGGGACCTCAAGTGTGACAACATCTTCATCACCGGCCCTACCGGCTCCGTCAAGATAGGAGACCTGGGATTGGCcactctcatgaggacctccttcgccaaaagtgtCATAGGTAACTAGCGGACATCAGTTTCTGGAGCCATTTATCAGTTGTTTTCTTATGTTATGTTGTGGGAATGGTATTTGAATGGGTCATATAGGTATGTCAGAGCTCTTGTGAGTAAGACTTGAGCTAATGGACCTTGAGCTAATGGACCCCTGTGTTGTTGGAATGGCTTTTATAATCTGTGGTCACTCTGCTACAATGTGAATATCTTATAAGCTGCCCCAACTCTCCAAGAAGGCATCATCAGCTTAGTACAGTCTCTGCGGTGATAATTCTTGCCCTTAGGACAAGCTCTATTGCACTAAATGCCACTCGAAGTTAATGTTAAGAGCTAATCTGTGGTCTGTATTTACAGTAAGTGTGGACCCTATAGATTCCTGAGTAACCTTCTTCAAAAATAATGTATACTCCTGGGCATCTGATGATGCCTTCTTTGTGAGAAATGTGGGTACTCCACTACTGACAGAGGCGGTTAGAGATCAAAGTGGTATTCAATAAACACAGGTTGCCCAGGTTGAGCATCACTGTCCAAGCATAACTATGATGGCAATCTTGATGCTTATTTCACCAATTTCGGTCATTTAGGTCTCAAAAGATCTTCATCAGGGTATTTAAGGTGTGCGACTTTACCTTTTCAATTGATTGATATGCCCTGTCTTCCAGGTACTCCGGAGTTCATGGCTCCAGAGATGTATGAGGAGCATTATGATGAGTCTGTGGATGTCTATGCCTTTGGGATGTGCATGTTGGAGATGGCCACCTCAGAATACCCCTACTCGGAGTGCCAGAACGCTGCGCAGATCTACCGCAAAGTCACCAGCGTAAGTCTGGGACTGTCGTTCCTTTGGGCTTGTCCCTTTGTGGCATAAGTTCCATTTTCCCTACTTTTACTAGATCTTTCTGTCTAGAATTCTTCATAAAAGTCCCTTTGGCCGAGTCTGTCGTTTCCCGACTTGCCCTTGATTTTCTCGCCAACCTCCCTCAGATTCAGTAAATtattaaatatactgtatatgtgacaGTACATTAACTGTAGTCAGGGTTTCTTCATTACTGCTTAATGATTAACTCTCTGAAGTAGTACAGGAGTCCCATCTAAAGTATATTACTGTCCGTGTAGGACGGAGGTGTCCATCATCTATATTATTGTCCGTTCAGTCACCTcacctgccccctctctccctgtctgtctacaGGGTATAAAACCAGCCAGCTTCGATAAAGTCAACGACCCAGAGATCAAAGAGATCATTGAGTGCTGCATCCGCCAGGACAAGAGTCAGAGGCAAGTGGTTTGACCACTCTCATAATAATGGGATGAATTGCAATGCCTTTTGCAAACCTTGCTAAACAGCAGAGCGCTTGTAAAAAGGTATAGTGGTTAGTGCCACTGACCCCGGTACATATACCAGAGTGGGCATGGGTTCAACTCCAGCCCACTGCCCTTCTGACTCGCCCTTCTACCTTTCCTGTCATCTGTTCTTCACTGTTCTATCCAATAAAAATCACAATTTTGGGGGGAATAATGTGGGAATTTGTTCCTTGCTTGATGTGTTCTCTCTTTCTGCAGGCTGTCCATCCGGGACCTGTTGACCAACGCGTTCTTCGGGGAGGACACAGGGGTACGTGTGGAGCTGGCGGAGGAAGACATGGGCTGTCAGGACTGCCTGGCCCTCAGGATCTGGGTGGAGGAGCCAAAGAAGCTGAAGGGAAAACACAAAGACAACGAGGCCATCGAGTTCAGCTATGACCTGGAGAATGACAGCGCAGAGGAGGTGGCTTCGGAGATGGTGAGATTAGGAggagaaagggatagagagggagggatacctTTTTCACACTTTGGTACAGACCCGAACTGGTACAGTACAATAAAGGTTGGCTCGGCTCAGCACATTAGTGTGAAAAATGATTTGAGAGAGAGCAGTGTAGGACGGAGCAGGAATAACTGGGACCTCTATGTTGAGAGAACTGCAGGGAAGGTGGGAGGGCTATAGGAAAGGTGTGCTTTGATGTATTACAAAGTCCACAGCTCATTAATCAAGGTTTCCTTGCTAGTCGCTACCTCCAACCTACATTCCCTCGCCATGCTTTcaactttttctctctctgtctttcccactctctctttttctctccgctcctatctccctgtctctctctccacctactccttccctccctccctctctctctctctccctccccttctctctgtctacccaccaccccctctccctcctctctccaggtgAAGTCAGGCTTCTTCCACGAGAGCGACGCTAAAGTGGTCGGTAAATCCATCCGCGACCGCGTTACGCTCATCAAGAAGTCCCGTGAGAGACGCCAGCAGCAGCTGCTCCAACAGCAGCAAGGCTTTGATGAGAGACGGGACTCTACCCTCACCTCCTCCTACACCtgctctcacccctcctccctaggGCCTGGGGTGGCTGGGCTGacagggggagatgggggaggaggagggcaggggGAGGCTGAGGAGCTACCAGAGGTGGATCAGCATGTGAGGCAACAGCAGCTGTTCCATAGTGGGAATCCTCTGAGCCTGCCCACAGGTACAACTGCAGACCAATGTTATGTCAGTCAGAGGCTTGTAAAGATTTATTTACGGTGTAAGACTGTATACTGTGTTTACCTACTTACTGACTGTACTGGGGTAGATATCAGCAACGAAGTGGAATATTAAGATAAACATATTATTTTCCTTATCCCCAAAGTAGTGTTTGTCTAGACTCATATTTTACACTTGCCCTTGTATTTACTCCAGGAGGTGAGAGCATTGGCTCAGCCAGCTGTGAGTCCTATGCCAGTAGCCAGAGCCAGGCATACCCTCAGCAAGGGGAGTCATACGTGCTCTCTCAACCCAGCCTCCCTGCTGCTGCGTCGGTGAGTATATGGCATCCCAAAGGAcaacctatttcctatgtagtgcactacttttgaccagggccaaaagtagtgcactatgtagagaatagggtaccatttggaacatACATCATATTATGGTTGTTCCTGTTTTGGAAAATCCAGTATACAAAGAGATTGATATCTTATCTTCAACCCTGCAATCATGCTCAATTATGTTGTCTATTATCTATTTTTAGGCCATTTTGGCCCATCATGAAATGCTCCCGATTGGTCAGAGCGGAGGAGTTCCGAACGTGCCTATTGGTCAGAGTGGTGGGATTTCCGCCATGTCCATTGGTCAAAGCAGTGGTGGGGCACCTGTTGGTCAGCAGACTTACGCTCAGCCTGTTGCTATGGCAACGGAAGTCTCACCAGGTGTACCACAGCAGTATTCGCAGGTGAGTGGCTCTCGATCCCATTCAACTCTCTTAacatctctctaactctcttttATACTGGATAAAACAAGTTTGAACCATGATATATTCCAAATAGCTTTTAATCATTCCACGTAACTATTTTATCAGATGTTCTTTAATGAAAATGATAATAAAAACTATAACAATCTTGATCATAACAATGTTTTCATGTCCTCTAAAAAATCTGTGCAATCCTTTGATAATTAATGCCTGCCCTTTATCCAATGCTTACTCTTAACTTGTCTCTTTACCTCAATCTCCCCTACCTGCCCTCTCACCATAACTCCATCTGACCATGCACCTGTCACCCCATGATGATCATCTTCACACCATCTCAGTCATACCATTCAGATGGATCACAGATCGCACCAATGGCCCCTTCCCAGTCCTACGCACCACCAGTCTCGCCCCAAGCCCAGCTTAACATTCTTCCAGCTCCCATTTCAGTGGGGGACCCAACAGGACTAGTGGGCGTTGGTGGCAAGGAGGCCATGGTCCCTCTCCCACAACAGACCCAGGCCAATGTCACTCCCAACATCATGCAGGCCTCTGACATCCAGATGACACCCCAGCCTTTAACCCAGCAAGCACAGCCTGTCATGATCACCCAACAGCAGACCATTGTTCAACAACAACAGCAGATACTGATGGAGCCACAGCAGCAGCAAATGGAGGCTCAACAAACCGCCCTgcttcagcagcagcagcatcaacagcaacaacaacaacaggccaATGTAATTCCCCAGAAGGCGGTACTGATACAGCAACATAtagaacaacaacagcaacagcagcaacagaCTATAGCAATCCAACAGCAGCAAACTACTGAGCTACAGCAGCAAGTGTATGTGCAGCAAGCTttggttcagcagcagcagcaaatgCAACAGCATCCTCAGCAGCAGGCCTTACTACAACAACAATCAATGGACCAACAGCAGCAAAAACAACAGGCATTGTCATTGCAGCAACAGCAAGTGGATCAAACCCAAGTCTATGCGCAACATCCGCAAAACGACATACaacagcagcaacaactgcaacagcagcaaacattgttactacaCCAACAGCACCAGATTGAACATCAGCAACAACAACAAGCGATGTTACTAGAACAACAACAGCAAGTGTACATACAACAGCAGCTTGAGCAACAGCAGCAACAAGCGTTGCTACAAAAGCAACAACAGGCACGATTACAGCAGCACCAACTGGAGCAACAGCAAGCGCTGTTACAACAGCAGATATttgagcaacagcagcagcaagcGATgttacagcagcagcaacaagagcagcagcaacagcaagcCTTAAAGCAACAGCAACAACAGGCGCAACTACAACAGCAACAGCTAGAGCAACAGCAAGCGCTGTTACAACAACAGCAGTTcgagcaacagcagcagcaagcGCTcttacagcaacaacaacaactggaGGCTCACCAAGCGAGCCAGATCCAACAACAACCGCAAATGGATCtacaacagcagcaacaacaaaaGCGAGCTGTTCTGCAACAACTGACCCAACTACAACAACAGGCGGTCGTCAGTCATCCAGTCGACCCACAGCAACAGCAAGCTGTGCTACAGCAACAGTTGAAACAACAGCAAGCCCTGCTACAACAGAAACAGCTTCAACAGCAACAAGCGATTTTACAGCAGCAGCAATTGGAGCAACAGCAACAAGAGGCACAACTGCAACAGAAGCTGGAGCTACAACAGCAGCAAGCTTTGTTACAACAACAGATCGAACAACAACGGCAAAAGCAGGCGTTGCTACAGCAACAACAAGCAGAGAGACTGCACCAACAGGCTTTGctacaacagcagcagcaacagatTCAACAACAGCAAGAGACTGGGCAACCGCAGCAGCAAACCGCCAATATTCAATTACAACAAAGCGAGAAACAAGAGACCGCTTTGATTCAGCAACAATGTGAGCAGTTGCAAGCGTTGATTCAACAGCAACAAATTGATGTGTGTAtgttgcaacaacaacaacaacagcaaaacACTGCTATGTTTCCACCTAGTCACACTAGCCTAACACAGCAGCAACTGACAGAACAACAGCAAGTAGCGCTGATACAACAgcaattacaacaacaacaacaacaacagcagcagcagcagcagcaacaacaacaagctaTATTACTGGAGCAACAACAAcaagagtatgttgtccagcaaCAACAGCAGCGCCATCAGAGCTCTGTCGTTGAACCTCAGCCTCAGATCCCCCTTGTAGCCCCAACCGTACCAGCAGCAGAGGTTATACAGGCCATTCAGGTCCAAGCTCAGATGGCCGCCCAGGCGCAGGCCCAAGCCCAGGGTCAGGGAGCCATACCTGTAGCCATTCAGCCACAGATTCCCAGTCAGGCTCCACCGGCTGTAGTGCAAGCCCATGCCCAAGTCCTGGCCCAGATTCAAGCTCGGAATGAAGCTCACCCTCAGAGCCAGGGCCAATCCCCAGTCCCAGTACTCCAAGCCCAGCCCCAGATGATTGAGGTCCAGATTCCACCTCAAGTGGTGGCCCCGATCCAGGCACCAAGTCCTCCGATCCCTATCCAGCCCCAGGCTCCTCTAGTACAGTCTATCCATCAGATCCCAGCTCAAATACAGGCCCAGGCTCCAGTGCAGTCATTCATCCAGCAGACTCCCCGGCCTCTGCATCCAACCCAAGCTTTGACTCAGACTCAGATTCCAGCAGTTCTTGAGACTCAGATGATGCCTCCTATGAAGCAGAGTCCAACTCTGGTCCAACCCCGACCTCCAGTCTCAATAACCCCCATGCACAGCCAGATCCAAGCCCAACCCCAGCACGAGTCTCCAGTGCAGCCCAGTGTTCAGCTCCCAGTGCTGGCGCAGCCTCAACTCCTGCCCCATGCTCCAGCCGTCCTACTGGCACCGCAATATGTCACTGCACCTCAGCCCACCCAACAGCAAGCCATGCAGCCAGTCCTGCAACAACAGCATCAGGACATCACACAACAAGTTACCCAACAACAGCAGATACTGTTGGAGCAACAGCAGTCCATTCTGCAGTACCAGCAGGTGATGCTGTCTCCTGGATCTGTTGGTGTTGGAACTGTCATGGCGGACCCTGCAGCCACAGACATAGACCCTACCACCTTGGTCTCTGCTTCGCCTCAACACATACAACAACAAACTGGACAAGTGGATATCCAAGGCCAGCAGGTACAGGCTCAGACAGCCCCAGCCCCCATCCAGCAGGCTCTGCAGTCTCTTCCCTCTCAGCATCAGCAAGTCTCAATTCCCGACCCAAGTCAACTGGCTTATCAGCTTCCTCAGATCCCCCCACATCTGTTTCCCCAGCAGCCCACTGTTAACCCAGCACAGATAGCATCCCCAAGTAACCTGCCCCAGCTCGGGAATCAGACTAGAGCCCTACCCTTCTACAGTCAGGTAGTAGCAGGAATTACGCCACCATCCCTCCAGCACCAGGCTCAGCTGACACAGCCgttacccacccacacacacacccagatgGCCATGCAAGCTCAGGCACACACCCAGACACTGGCCCAAACGCAGCCCCATGCCCATACCCAGACCCAGCTCGCTGAGGCTGCAATGGCGGCCTCCACCACCGAGCAACAGCCCCCTCTGAATCCTCCCCAGGCTACTTCCCTCCCTCTTCCACAGATGCCCCCCAGCCCTTCTCATACATCGTCTCACCCCCACCCTGCCTCCCTGCCACCCCTCCATCCTGCTACCCCTGGCCCAGAGACCCAGCCCACCCCACCAGAGAGCCAACTAACCCTGCCTGGCCTGGCTGATGTCCCCTCGAGCCTAACCTCTCCCCTGGCTGTTGCTGCCGCTGCCCAGCCCCTTGACTCTAACGCCCCCTCGCTGCTGCCCCCCACCTCAACCTCGCTCCAAGACTGTGACCCTGCTCTGCTGGGCATTGCTCAGGTACAGAAGTGCACGCCGCTCTACCACTACTGCATACTGTTCCACTACTACCACTATCAACATCCAATAACCAGCCGGTTATAGAAGGGTGTATACAGTAGAGAGTATTATTTTTGAAACACAATAAAACACATTATTTTTGTTTCGTTTGAAGAAAAGGTCATTTCATTCAGTTACGCTAAGTACGTTTGTATGGTATTTGTTCTGATTTAAACCAACCAGTACGACAACAACCAGATCCAGTGTTTAACTTACATTAAAATAGGTTCATTTTTGTTCAATTTCCTATTTCAGTTGttcaattttatttgtattagtcAACTAATGGTTTGGTATGTATTTTTTCTTTGTGGGTTTTTGCTGTTTTCTGTATGTCGGTATGTATTTGTATGTTCGTTGTTCTGTCTGTATTTATGTGGCTCTACAGGAGAGTGCAAACCAGTCTGGCACAGAGAGACACTCCTCTTCAGGGTATGTGTCACATCACTACTCTCAACGTCGGCCCCAATTTACTCCCTTGCTCTAGCCCCCGGCCCTATCATGTCAATGTTTGCAGATCTATACATTTGAAGTGATATGGTGGCAGCTAAACCATTACACTACTTATACCTTTCCAGAACCTTCAGATCTGCAAACATCCAAAGGTTAGGGCCAAGGGGATGGGCTAGGGACCGGTTGTCATTGTTCGTTAGTTTTTTGTTTTGAATGTCAAGCCCTCCATGTTAGAAAAGGCTATGCCCACTACTGTACATGAAATACTAACAATAGGAGTACTATTTATTTGACCATCAATGTTCACGTGTTGACTCTTGTTTGTCTGACACCTCTCACAGTGCTGTTCCAGCCAATGGGGATGGGGATCTACAGATGTTGTTAGCCAATGGAAAACTAGAGAGGGTGAAGTCTCAAAGGAAATTGTCCTATCGGGGGGCAGAAAAAGGATCACATGCATTTCAACTGAGCATGATCCAGGTATTGTATCCCTAATAATATGAATCCGTCTCAGGATGTAAAAGGTTTGCAATAAATTGTC
Encoded proteins:
- the LOC121545882 gene encoding LOW QUALITY PROTEIN: uncharacterized protein LOC121545882 (The sequence of the model RefSeq protein was modified relative to this genomic sequence to represent the inferred CDS: deleted 2 bases in 1 codon), which encodes MATDPGEPTGTEDSSEKPVGTREEEMEQEGGRRERTHSTPSDFPSSQTQERRTAEGGETGGGRGGGRGDTRDSKEVETLVVRPMSHSTPSSPAATAAASGSGGHGPRLRREKRFFRKSVEICEEEDDVVADPPEVSHSAPHLDSVFTLGGAQAATAASTALGHDTADHDPSSLSSTQDPGAKDAPSSAPPQTGKERDREQEEEAEMKAVATSPGGRFLKFDIELGRGAFKTVYKGLDTETWVEVAWCELQDRKLTKAEQQRFKEEAEMLKGLQHPNIVRFYDSWESVLRGKKCIVLVTELMTSGTLKTYLKRFKVMKPKVLRSWCRQILKGLQFLHTRTPPIIHRDLKCDNIFITGPTGSVKIGDLGLATLMRTSFAKSVIGTPEFMAPEMYEEHYDESVDVYAFGMCMLEMATSEYPYSECQNAAQIYRKVTSGIKPASFDKVNDPEIKEIIECCIRQDKSQRLSIRDLLTNAFFGEDTGVRVELAEEDMGCQDCLALRIWVEEPKKLKGKHKDNEAIEFSYDLENDSAEEVASEMVKSGFFHESDAKVVGKSIRDRVTLIKKSRERRQQQLLQQQQGFDERRDSTLTSSYTCSHPSSLGPGVAGLTGGDGGGGGQGEAEELPEVDQHVRQQQLFHSGNPLSLPTGGESIGSASCESYASSQSQAYPQQGESYVLSQPSLPAAASAILAHHEMLPIGQSGGVPNVPIGQSGGISAMSIGQSSGGAPVGQQTYAQPVAMATEVSPGVPQQYSQSYHSDGSQIAPMAPSQSYAPPVSPQAQLNILPAPISVGDPTGLVGVGGKEAMVPLPQQTQANVTPNIMQASDIQMTPQPLTQQAQPVMITQQQTIVQQQQQILMEPQQQQMEAQQTALLQQQQHQQQQQQQANVIPQKAVLIQQHIEQQQQQQQQTIAIQQQQTTELQQQVYVQQALVQQQQQMQQHPQQQALLQQQSMDQQQQKQQALSLQQQQVDQTQVYAQHPQNDIQQQQQLQQQQTLLLHQQHQIEHQQQQQAMLLEQQQQVYIQQQLEQQQQQALLQKQQQARLQQHQLEQQQALLQQQIFEQQQQQAMLQQQQQEQQQQQALKQQQQQAQLQQQQLEQQQALLQQQQFEQQQQQALLQQQQQLEAHQASQIQQQPQMDLQQQQQQKRAVLQQLTQLQQQAVVSHPVDPQQQQAVLQQQLKQQQALLQQKQLQQQQAILQQQQLEQQQQEAQLQQKLELQQQQALLQQQIEQQRQKQALLQQQQAERLHQQALLQQQQQQIQQQQETGQPQQQTANIQLQQSEKQETALIQQQCEQLQALIQQQQIDVCMLQQQQQQQNTAMFPPSHTSLTQQQLTEQQQVALIQQQLQQQQQQQQQQQQQQQQAILLEQQQQEYVVQQQQQRHQSSVVEPQPQIPLVAPTVPAAEVIQAIQVQAQMAAQAQAQAQGQGAIPVAIQPQIPSQAPPAVVQAHAQVLAQIQARNEAHPQSQGQSPVPVLQAQPQMIEVQIPPQVVAPIQAPSPPIPIQPQAPLVQSIHQIPAQIQAQAPVQSFIQQTPRPLHPTQALTQTQIPAVLETQMMPPMKQSPTLVQPRPPVSITPMHSQIQAQPQHESPVQPSVQLPVLAQPQLLPHAPAVLLAPQYVTAPQPTQQQAMQPVLQQQHQDITQQVTQQQQILLEQQQSILQYQQVMLSPGSVGVGTVMADPAATDIDPTTLVSASPQHIQQQTGQVDIQGQQVQAQTAPAPIQQALQSLPSQHQQVSIPDPSQLAYQLPQIPPHLFPQQPTVNPAQIASPSNLPQLGNQTRALPFYSQVVAGITPPSLQHQAQLTQPLPTHTHTQMAMQAQAHTQTLAQTQPHAHTQTQLAEAAMAASTTEQQPPLNPPQATSLPLPQMPPSPSHTSSHPHPASLPPLHPATPGPETQPTPPESQLTLPGLADVPSSLTSPLAVAAAAQPLDSNAPSLLPPTSTSLQDCDPALLGIAQESANQSGTERHSSSGAVPANGDGDLQMLLANGKLERVKSQRKLSYRGAEKGSHAFQLSMIQVSSSGDNMVECQLETHSNKMVTFKFDTEGDAPEDIADYMVEEDFVLESEKDTFVEDLRSIVKRAQEILLTHQQTGSMEQLHVSTPTGTAMDWAPQSSPVGRWRFFINQTIRHRDSTSNQGGASTPPPLSTGEVRVPQSTDTDREGDGGSQRSDSSFAGMVSSPPPHPTSTLCAPATASSPHASASTVSAPASMSAPPAPAAPTPDTTASAASDSRVSALASSLASAVVASEPHSVPAASAGLGLDLQASIDQTSSATTATSSIPTNVSSTAANLPVPTMVASSATIAPTTTPSLTESLTSPATSGSSMVSQGQGPSLGDVGKVATLGQCVSGGDHSSTGPIQPPVAVSGAVASPPVSHAGLEQQQHTLPLMQCMAAQPQLQTVQQVQQQQPLLEHQQQHLKTVQLQQAQQQQQEYQEQIQLQQQKQQHALQQSIQQLQMLQQQQLQPQQQQQSDVHLQPQLQQQTQQMPVQMQNAPYNTQLHMQQPQPNQLPPPPQQQQPVISQQQAAIDLQPQHQQQLALQQALHIQQQQQMLQQQPQQQQQPQQQQQQKQQQQQQQQLSVNQQYVQQQSLQPLNMAQQLPLEQTQQQQLQQQVHQQQKQHEVNPQHQQVSQQAPLQKQPSFQQSEWERSTEEASVTDDTGSHSAPLHPSSDLSLPLNINTTADAPLPPLSLTLTPSPVQPSSVAESDSEGPPKIEFVDNRIKTLDEKLRNLLYQEYSSGAAVTGGAAVASTAGPTAVSAASTSAGGDESSEPHSLHPSSFPPPALSSSDTSPHSSSSTTSSTTSRSSSTSSDLEREREVWGGGLQQQARWSSPGPSLSSASLLTPPHGDSAGPPPIPGEPTIFAAPPHSDTSTPGEVTTWPPNLHPIPLGPGSPPQHNAGGGYFGLNLTCPSIRNPVSKKSWTRKFKSWACKLRHSASLFKKPRVQQDGHSSGSQAGREESERASSNPPHSLKGRFQVTPVPQPPEASPPKEAACGTGSSHRKVGRFSVTQTEARKEEKELTDSSPVSPDLERERRRARGKEGEREAGKRNPALSHPTRGHGHGHGLSPLGSSDDEESEMEDEDLRKELHKLREKHIKEVMSLHAQQNRELQELYRQLRSLKDHRQTLPRTPAFPSGSPALSPRRPRPAKAKLRPRPHSHMDNNGLAGHPGIQQSSSFSGGEQSKLPPYCNPEHTTLLTTKRDHSPPSQGARKSMFTDDLHRLVDDWTKETVGPAAPKPSLNQIKQIQQVQELGGWPQATEVAPPGRFPVAPLNPQASPAPSSLTAPAPAQYTTGGSLSQWSGVGGPPGPQQQQTHMPPVPQLQQSLHLQQAQPAHPLQTQPLQQSPLHQQQQPLIQTPLLSPLQPQTGQQHIPQQPHVGVGAPPQNKPLLPSQMPQMAPSSQLALAQPGCLIPGSSNNAVVGPIDTGAAAAVTAPGGPGGTFCFCSSSSSCSSSCSAAALPSSAKLHPMPPTSTLPLGQQ